In a single window of the Anabas testudineus chromosome 17, fAnaTes1.2, whole genome shotgun sequence genome:
- the gtf2b gene encoding transcription initiation factor IIB isoform X2, with protein sequence MASTSRGDALALPRVQCPNHPDAILVEDYRAGDMICPECGLVVGDRVIDVGSEWRTFSNEKALKDPSRVGDAQNPLLNGGDLTTMIGKGTGAASFDEFGNSKYQNRRTMSSSDRAMLNAFKEISTMADRINLPRNIVDRTNNLFKQVYEQKSLKGRANDAIASACLYIACRQEGVPRTFKEICAVSRISKKEIGRCFKLILKALETSVDLITTGDFMSRFCSNLGLPKQVQMAATFIARKAVELDLVPGRSPISVAAAAIYMASQASAEKKTQKEIGDIAGVADVTIRQSYRLIYPKAAELFPPDFKFDTPVDKLPQL encoded by the exons ATGGCGTCGACCAGCCG cgGAGATGCTCTGGCCCTTCCCAGAGTTCAGTGTCCCAACCACCCAGATGCCATCTTGGTGGAGGACTACAGAGCAGGGGACATGATTTGCCCTGAGTGTGGCCTTGTTGTAG GCGACCGTGTAATCGACGTGGGCTCAGAGTGGAGGACGTTTTCTAATGAGAAAGCCCTTAAAGATCCATCCAGAGTGGGAGACGCCCAGAACCCTCTGCTCAATGGAGGAGACCTGACCACCATGATCGGCAAG GGAACAGGCGCAGCTAGTTTTGACGAGTTCGGAAACTCAAAGTACCAGAACCGACGGACGATGAGCAGCTCTGACCGGGCCATGCTCAACGCCTTTAAAGAGATCAGCACCATGGCAGATCGCATCAACCTGCCAAGGAACATCGTA GACAGAACAAACAACTTATTCAAACAAGTTTATGAACAGAAGAGCCTGAAGGGACGAGCCAATGATGCCATCGCTTCAGCCTGTCTCTACATCGCCTGCAGACAAGAAGGTGTACCGAGAACTTTTAAAG AGATCTGTGCAGTCTCCCGGATCTCCAAAAAGGAAATCGGTAGATGCTTCAAGCTGATCCTGAAGGCGCTGGAGACCAGTGTGGACCTGATCACCACAGGAGACTTCATGTCCCGCTTCTGCTCAAACCTTGGTTTGCCCAAACAGGTGCAGATGGCCGCCACCTTCATCGCCAGGAAGGCCGTGGAGCTCGACCTGGTGCCAGGCAGGAGCCCCATCTCTGTGGCCGCAGCAGCCATTTACATGGCGTCCCAGGCCTCGGCAGAGAAGAAGACTCAGAAAG AAATCGGAGATATTGCTGGTGTCGCAGACGTCACGATCAGACAGTCGTACCGACTCATCTACCCGAAAGCTGCAGAACTTTTCCCACCAGACTTCAAATTTGACACACCTGTCGATAAGCTGCCCCAGCTGTGA